One window of Bacteroides sp. AN502(2024) genomic DNA carries:
- a CDS encoding DUF6377 domain-containing protein has translation MVNAKTRLGYILARGGFFKEAIDSLSSIRIEKETLPAQVLADYYISFGRVYHDLADYAKDDMFSSTYNQIGNELLMESLSYLSDSSTIYYVKGKIALKEDKVAESKQLYRQALELCDTTDTETLSVLLSTLAFIDRRLELNDEAIHYYVKAAVNDIRSATKESVSMRGLATMLYYYKNDVNLASEYINEAFEDATFYGTRHRINVIGTLLPVFVGEKLDIEQVKRQTFQDGLILTSIFAIILIVAIIYILVQMKHLRHSRQLLEKLNLKLSEANRIKNSYIGHYLDATFKLVNQLDNFVLVGQQKLENKQYDSLSSMIQNLNSDFNRKSAFADFDRTFLSLFPTFVENFNSLLQPNDKFALENKDALNSTLRIFALIRLGITESEQISEILGYSVNTVYNYRVRTRNKAVDPANFEKNIKKIGL, from the coding sequence ATGGTAAATGCCAAAACTCGGTTGGGATATATTTTAGCACGTGGAGGTTTTTTTAAAGAGGCTATAGATTCACTTTCTTCTATCCGGATTGAGAAAGAAACATTGCCTGCTCAAGTGTTGGCGGACTATTATATTAGCTTTGGGCGTGTTTATCATGATCTGGCGGATTATGCAAAGGACGATATGTTTTCATCCACGTATAACCAAATAGGAAATGAACTTTTGATGGAAAGTCTGTCCTACCTCTCTGATTCGTCAACAATCTATTATGTAAAGGGAAAAATAGCACTTAAAGAAGATAAGGTAGCAGAGTCTAAACAACTCTATAGGCAGGCCTTAGAATTATGTGATACTACTGATACGGAAACACTTTCAGTACTCTTGTCGACTTTGGCGTTTATCGACCGTAGGTTGGAACTGAATGATGAGGCTATTCACTATTATGTGAAGGCGGCTGTAAATGATATCCGTAGTGCCACAAAAGAATCAGTGTCTATGAGAGGACTGGCAACTATGCTATACTACTATAAAAATGATGTGAATCTTGCTTCCGAATATATAAATGAGGCATTTGAAGATGCAACTTTTTATGGAACCCGTCACAGGATTAATGTCATCGGAACTTTATTACCTGTATTTGTCGGGGAGAAACTTGATATAGAGCAGGTTAAGCGGCAGACTTTTCAGGATGGTCTTATCTTGACTTCTATTTTTGCGATTATATTAATAGTGGCCATCATTTATATTCTGGTACAGATGAAGCACTTGCGCCATTCCCGTCAATTGTTGGAAAAGCTGAACTTGAAATTGTCGGAAGCAAACCGTATTAAGAATTCGTATATAGGACACTATCTGGATGCTACTTTTAAGTTAGTTAATCAGCTTGATAATTTTGTATTGGTAGGACAGCAAAAGTTGGAGAATAAGCAGTATGATTCTCTTTCTTCGATGATTCAGAATTTGAATTCGGATTTTAACAGGAAAAGTGCTTTTGCTGATTTTGACAGGACATTCTTATCTTTATTTCCAACATTTGTTGAAAATTTCAATTCATTACTTCAACCGAATGATAAATTTGCTTTGGAGAATAAAGATGCGTTAAACTCTACCTTACGTATTTTTGCCTTGATCCGGTTGGGAATTACAGAGTCTGAACAAATATCAGAAATTCTGGGGTATTCCGTGAACACCGTTTATAATTATAGAGTTCGCACTCGAAACAAAGCTGTTGATCCTGCTAATTTTGAAAAAAATATTAAAAAAATAGGTCTGTAA